The following proteins are encoded in a genomic region of Mycobacterium sp. 155:
- the prcB gene encoding proteasome subunit beta — translation MIWRENLSSSLPGTPAITADLSSFSDLLRRQTPDLLPVHHIAGGPVPTSALPHGTTIVAIKYPGGVVIAGDRRATQGNMIASRDVEKVHIADDYTATGIAGTAAIAVEFARLYAVELEHYEKVEGVPLTFRGKVNRLATMVRGNLGAALQGFVALPLLVGYDVNDSDPVNAGRIVSFDAAGGWNIEEEGYQSVGSGSLFAKSSIKKLYPTVTDADSALKVAIEALYDAADDDSATGGPDLVRGIYPTAVTIGAEGAEEIPEARIAELAREVIESRTATRGDG, via the coding sequence GTGATCTGGCGCGAAAACCTGTCCTCATCCCTCCCTGGAACACCAGCTATAACAGCGGACCTCTCGTCCTTCTCGGATCTGTTGCGTCGTCAGACCCCAGATCTGCTACCGGTTCACCACATCGCCGGCGGCCCCGTCCCGACCAGCGCTCTGCCGCACGGCACGACCATCGTCGCGATCAAGTATCCCGGCGGTGTTGTCATCGCCGGTGACAGGCGGGCCACGCAGGGCAACATGATCGCCAGCCGTGACGTGGAGAAGGTGCACATCGCGGACGATTACACCGCCACGGGCATCGCGGGTACCGCCGCTATCGCCGTCGAGTTCGCCAGGCTCTACGCCGTCGAGCTCGAGCACTACGAGAAGGTCGAGGGTGTGCCGCTGACCTTCCGCGGCAAGGTGAACCGCCTGGCGACCATGGTGCGCGGCAATCTCGGTGCGGCACTTCAGGGTTTCGTGGCGTTGCCGTTGCTCGTCGGCTATGACGTCAACGACTCCGATCCGGTCAATGCCGGCCGCATCGTGTCGTTCGACGCCGCCGGCGGCTGGAACATCGAGGAAGAGGGCTACCAGTCGGTGGGCTCGGGTTCGTTGTTCGCCAAGTCATCGATCAAGAAGCTCTATCCCACGGTCACCGACGCCGATTCGGCGCTCAAGGTGGCTATTGAGGCGCTTTACGATGCCGCCGACGACGATTCGGCCACCGGCGGGCCGGATCTCGTGCGTGGTATCTACCCGACCGCGGTGACCATCGGAGCCGAGGGTGCTGAAGAGATCCCCGAGGCGCGCATCGCCGAATTGGCCCGCGAGGTGATCGAAAGTCGCACCGCAACGAGAGGTGACGGCTGA
- a CDS encoding family 16 glycoside hydrolase produces the protein MLTQLADSGRGFDGHEDVQETTFALDAFSRFVCNTIDEVADAQRQGDFEFDVIVIGSGMYGAFTAAKIYERARRRPLERRPRVLVLEAGPFLISEHFQNLTRVGPFFELVNRPAVDENQSFLSQINYAGGPLQGIVPHHRCVGGKSLFWGGWAPPLMNDDQQDDLAQWPREVRDFLLSPEGYDEVARQIGTDITTDYIHGPLMDHLLSVTQRIVGDGVVPHLTGVVEAPIAVHAEGFESGLLSMGKFSSLPLLLDSIREDAESSGGSNANRFLFLVPNTEVVRIDTAEGCATTLVLAVREPSRDVNNPGMVRRIVRFGLSGGAMVCLAGNAINSTRLALNSFPKPRELGPDLTGKNLMVHVRGNYSWRVRKSALQLPSTSVLGTSALHVGGRLPIGPPVNRLGRFHFQLYAVRSNNDSRNYEEFLYRLIPNVEDLNEVEQAISSTDMDDWIVVGIRTCGETFGDQNADFSQRDSSFISVNPHGGAGDDVYYDECGDEIRVPKVFVTIIERETDAAVRAAQTEAAFAFAAALVNKPAAAARSTTDNDLQFIGGHEDGVGTTYHESGTLWLGEHPDSSVTDVHGHLHHVSNVFCVDQAIFPTVGSANPVPTGLAFGNLVATHILSRFTSAPTAPLEDGFVSIFDGTLDQWDHFGEGTIQALPGLGIVECGTVGAESRLGFVRTRETFRNFVLRLDWKAFDIRANGGIFLRMPEVADGNLSQVYANSIEIQIDETGKDFDATREPRVVYGSSLHKTGAVYGIAPATRWASKAVSPRFSEGYWNAFEIAVNEDRINVWLNGEQVVRQAHLPAHLVGAGAIGLQCHTDVVQFRNIRIREI, from the coding sequence GTGCTGACACAACTTGCCGACTCCGGTCGTGGCTTCGACGGACACGAGGACGTGCAGGAGACCACCTTCGCGCTGGATGCCTTCTCCCGGTTCGTGTGCAACACGATCGACGAGGTAGCCGATGCGCAACGGCAGGGCGATTTCGAGTTCGACGTGATCGTGATCGGGTCCGGGATGTATGGCGCGTTCACCGCAGCCAAGATCTACGAGCGTGCACGACGCCGTCCGCTGGAACGCAGGCCCAGAGTGCTGGTGCTCGAGGCAGGCCCGTTCCTGATCTCGGAGCACTTCCAGAATCTGACCCGGGTCGGACCGTTCTTCGAGCTCGTCAACAGGCCTGCCGTTGACGAGAACCAGTCGTTTCTGAGTCAGATCAACTACGCGGGAGGGCCGCTTCAAGGGATCGTCCCCCACCACCGATGCGTCGGAGGCAAGTCCCTCTTCTGGGGCGGCTGGGCGCCGCCGCTGATGAACGACGACCAGCAGGACGACCTGGCGCAATGGCCTCGGGAGGTCCGGGACTTCCTACTCTCGCCCGAGGGCTACGACGAAGTCGCGCGGCAGATCGGAACCGACATCACCACCGACTACATTCACGGGCCGCTGATGGACCATCTGCTGTCGGTGACGCAGCGTATCGTCGGCGACGGGGTGGTTCCGCACCTGACGGGGGTAGTCGAGGCGCCGATCGCGGTCCACGCCGAGGGATTCGAATCGGGGCTGCTGTCCATGGGCAAATTCAGTAGCCTCCCGCTGCTGCTCGACTCGATCCGCGAAGACGCGGAGAGCTCGGGCGGGTCCAACGCCAACCGCTTCCTATTCCTGGTCCCCAACACAGAAGTTGTGCGCATCGACACCGCGGAAGGCTGTGCGACGACGCTCGTGTTGGCCGTTCGCGAACCGTCGAGAGATGTGAATAACCCCGGTATGGTTCGGCGCATCGTACGGTTCGGCCTCTCCGGAGGCGCGATGGTGTGCCTTGCCGGCAACGCCATCAACTCGACACGTCTTGCGCTGAACTCCTTCCCGAAGCCCCGCGAGCTAGGGCCGGATCTGACGGGCAAGAACTTGATGGTTCACGTCCGCGGGAACTATTCGTGGCGGGTCCGCAAGAGCGCCCTGCAGTTGCCGTCGACCTCGGTCCTTGGCACAAGCGCGCTGCATGTCGGGGGTCGATTGCCAATCGGTCCACCTGTTAATCGATTGGGCCGCTTCCATTTTCAGTTATATGCCGTGCGCAGCAACAACGACAGCCGAAACTACGAGGAGTTTCTGTACCGCCTGATTCCCAACGTCGAGGACCTCAACGAGGTCGAGCAGGCGATCTCCAGCACGGATATGGATGACTGGATCGTCGTCGGCATCAGAACCTGCGGTGAGACGTTCGGCGACCAGAATGCCGATTTCAGTCAGCGGGATTCGAGTTTCATCTCGGTGAACCCGCACGGTGGCGCGGGTGACGATGTCTATTACGACGAATGCGGCGACGAGATTCGCGTCCCAAAGGTTTTCGTGACAATTATCGAACGAGAAACGGATGCGGCCGTGCGGGCGGCTCAGACGGAGGCCGCGTTCGCGTTTGCCGCCGCGTTGGTGAACAAGCCTGCTGCGGCGGCACGGTCCACAACCGACAACGACTTACAGTTCATCGGCGGCCACGAGGACGGAGTAGGGACGACCTACCACGAGAGCGGCACGCTGTGGCTTGGCGAACATCCCGACAGTTCGGTGACGGACGTGCACGGACACTTACACCATGTGAGCAACGTATTCTGCGTCGACCAGGCGATCTTTCCAACCGTCGGCTCTGCGAACCCCGTTCCTACCGGACTCGCATTCGGCAATTTGGTTGCAACGCATATCCTTTCGAGATTCACGTCGGCTCCGACCGCGCCGCTCGAAGACGGCTTTGTGTCGATCTTCGACGGAACCCTCGATCAATGGGATCACTTCGGCGAGGGCACCATTCAGGCTCTGCCGGGTCTGGGCATCGTTGAATGCGGCACTGTCGGAGCGGAAAGCAGGCTGGGGTTCGTCCGCACGCGCGAAACCTTCCGCAATTTCGTCCTTCGGCTGGACTGGAAGGCTTTCGACATCAGAGCCAATGGCGGAATATTCCTGCGGATGCCGGAAGTCGCCGACGGAAACCTGAGCCAGGTCTACGCCAACAGCATCGAGATTCAGATCGACGAGACGGGCAAAGACTTCGACGCCACCCGCGAGCCCCGGGTGGTCTACGGCAGCAGCCTGCACAAGACGGGCGCGGTATACGGAATCGCACCCGCGACGCGTTGGGCGTCGAAGGCCGTCAGCCCGAGGTTCTCGGAAGGATATTGGAACGCCTTCGAGATTGCGGTCAACGAAGACCGCATCAACGTGTGGTTGAACGGTGAGCAAGTGGTGCGGCAGGCGCATTTGCCTGCCCACCTCGTTGGTGCAGGCGCCATCGGCCTTCAGTGCCATACCGACGTTGTTCAGTTCCGCAACATCCGTATTCGCGAGATCTAA
- a CDS encoding ubiquitin-like protein Pup — translation MAQEQTKRGGGGGDDDDVPGTTAAGQERREKLTEETDDLLDEIDDVLEENAEDFVRAYVQKGGQ, via the coding sequence ATGGCTCAGGAGCAGACCAAGCGTGGCGGTGGCGGCGGTGACGACGATGATGTCCCCGGCACAACGGCCGCAGGCCAGGAGCGTCGCGAGAAGCTGACCGAGGAAACCGACGACCTGCTGGATGAGATCGACGATGTGCTGGAGGAGAACGCCGAGGACTTCGTGCGCGCGTACGTCCAAAAGGGCGGCCAGTGA
- a CDS encoding tRNA (adenine-N1)-methyltransferase, translated as MPRTGPFAVGDRVQLTDAKGRHYTMVLTPGGEFHTHRGIIALDAVIGLPEGSVVKSTNGDQFLVLRPLLVDYVMSMPRGAQVIYPKDAAQIVHEGDIFPGARVLEAGAGSGALTCSLLRAVGPEGTVISYEIRDDHAVHAERNVITFFGERPGNWDLVIADLSDYSGPEVDRVVLDMLAPWEVLPTVSQALVAGGVLMIYVATVTQLSRVVEALREQQCWTEPRAWESMQRGWHVVGLAVRPQHTMRGHTAFLVSVRKLAPGAVAPMPLRRKRQLGGSV; from the coding sequence GTGCCAAGGACCGGACCGTTCGCCGTGGGTGACCGTGTGCAGCTCACCGATGCCAAGGGAAGGCACTACACGATGGTGCTGACACCGGGCGGTGAATTCCACACCCACCGCGGGATCATCGCGCTCGACGCGGTGATCGGCCTGCCGGAGGGCAGTGTCGTCAAATCCACAAACGGCGACCAGTTTCTGGTGCTGCGCCCGCTCCTGGTCGACTATGTGATGTCGATGCCACGCGGTGCTCAGGTGATCTACCCGAAGGACGCCGCCCAGATCGTGCACGAGGGCGACATCTTCCCGGGTGCACGGGTGTTGGAGGCGGGTGCCGGTTCGGGCGCGCTGACGTGTTCTCTGCTGCGGGCCGTCGGGCCTGAAGGCACGGTGATCTCCTACGAGATCCGCGACGACCATGCCGTGCATGCCGAACGCAACGTCATCACGTTCTTCGGCGAGCGGCCAGGAAACTGGGACCTGGTCATCGCCGATCTCTCGGACTACAGCGGGCCGGAGGTGGACCGCGTGGTGCTGGACATGCTGGCTCCGTGGGAAGTGCTGCCCACCGTTTCGCAGGCGCTGGTGGCCGGGGGTGTCCTGATGATCTACGTCGCGACCGTCACCCAGCTCTCCCGCGTCGTAGAGGCGTTGCGCGAGCAGCAATGCTGGACCGAACCGCGCGCGTGGGAGAGCATGCAGCGGGGCTGGCATGTGGTGGGCCTGGCGGTGCGTCCGCAACACACCATGCGCGGGCATACGGCGTTTCTGGTCAGTGTGCGCAAATTGGCGCCGGGCGCGGTGGCGCCGATGCCGCTGCGGCGCAAGCGTCAGCTCGGCGGCAGCGTCTAA
- a CDS encoding amidohydrolase family protein, with translation MTNFLLHNATLIDGTGTDPIPDATVVVEGTTITWAGPTADAQPAPVPADAVRVDLGGNTVCPGFFDCHVHLSLPGPAGNLLDIALHPPSYRHFQLLERMKVTLQNGVTTVRDLMGVDPGVRDAVADGLIEGPRLLVAINLISQTCGHADVHLPSGLDLTPYVGGVLVDSVDAARKTARELIRQGADVLKVASSGGITSPNDDPSYLGMRREMIAAVVEEGQNYGGRPVAAHAQAPTGIRAAVEAGVHSIEHGYDLDDELRQQMVERGIFLVPTLLETMEPVTATPAGAAKSAKWHALAHDSIAASAEAGIKIAVGTDAGLTPAHGSNLKELGLLVKFGGLSPMQAIVAGTRTSAELCGVADTLGTVEAGKTADLVVVRGNPLDDIDIVGDPANILLVVKDGRTVGNRGGFAVA, from the coding sequence ATGACCAACTTCCTGCTGCACAACGCCACCTTGATCGATGGCACCGGCACCGATCCGATTCCCGACGCGACCGTTGTCGTCGAGGGCACCACGATCACCTGGGCCGGTCCCACCGCCGATGCGCAGCCGGCCCCGGTGCCCGCCGACGCGGTGCGCGTCGACCTCGGCGGCAACACGGTCTGTCCCGGCTTCTTCGACTGCCATGTGCATCTGAGCCTGCCCGGCCCCGCCGGCAACCTGCTCGACATCGCCCTGCACCCGCCGTCCTACCGGCACTTCCAGCTGCTCGAGCGGATGAAGGTGACCCTGCAGAACGGAGTGACCACGGTGCGCGACCTGATGGGTGTGGACCCCGGAGTGCGCGACGCGGTTGCCGACGGGCTGATCGAGGGACCGCGGCTGCTGGTGGCGATCAACCTGATCAGCCAAACCTGTGGCCATGCCGACGTCCACCTGCCCTCGGGGCTGGACCTCACCCCGTATGTGGGCGGGGTTTTGGTTGACTCGGTGGACGCGGCGCGCAAAACCGCGCGGGAACTGATCCGGCAGGGTGCCGACGTGCTCAAGGTCGCCTCCAGCGGCGGCATCACCTCCCCCAACGACGACCCGTCCTACCTGGGCATGCGACGCGAGATGATCGCCGCGGTCGTCGAGGAGGGACAGAACTACGGCGGCCGGCCGGTGGCCGCGCACGCCCAGGCCCCGACCGGGATCCGCGCGGCGGTCGAGGCCGGGGTGCACAGCATCGAACACGGCTACGACCTTGATGACGAGCTGCGACAGCAGATGGTCGAGCGCGGCATCTTCCTGGTGCCGACACTGCTGGAGACCATGGAGCCGGTCACCGCGACGCCCGCCGGGGCCGCCAAGAGCGCGAAATGGCATGCGCTGGCCCATGATTCGATCGCCGCATCCGCCGAGGCCGGAATCAAGATCGCGGTGGGCACGGATGCGGGCCTGACGCCGGCGCACGGCTCCAACCTGAAGGAACTGGGTCTGCTGGTCAAGTTCGGTGGCCTGAGCCCGATGCAGGCGATCGTGGCCGGCACCCGCACCTCGGCCGAACTGTGCGGGGTGGCCGACACTCTCGGCACCGTGGAGGCGGGCAAGACCGCCGACCTCGTCGTCGTCCGCGGCAACCCACTTGACGACATCGACATCGTCGGCGATCCGGCAAATATCCTGCTGGTGGTCAAGGACGGCCGAACGGTGGGCAATCGTGGCGGATTCGCAGTCGCCTAG
- a CDS encoding RecB family exonuclease, whose protein sequence is MSEVTVATTLAAPARRPALSPSRAGDFKRCPLLYRFRAIDRLPEPHSPAQLRGSLVHAALEQLYGLPAAERVQDTALALVEPAWTQVVAAEPELADMASPALFEEARRLLSGYYRLEDPTHFDPDSCELRVEVELTDGTLLRGFVDRVDIAPTGELRVVDYKTGKAPPETRTMAEFKAMFQMKFYAVALLRSRNVMPARLRLVYLADGQVLDYSPDADELLRFERTLMAIWRAIQTAGATGDFRPNPSRLCSWCAHQALCPAFGGTPPPYPGWPQPLPTPTEPAA, encoded by the coding sequence ATGAGTGAGGTGACGGTGGCAACAACGCTTGCCGCACCGGCGCGCAGGCCGGCACTCTCACCATCACGGGCGGGCGATTTCAAGCGTTGTCCGCTGCTGTACCGCTTCCGGGCCATCGACCGGCTACCGGAGCCCCATTCACCCGCCCAACTGCGCGGATCGCTCGTCCACGCGGCCTTGGAGCAGCTCTACGGACTACCCGCGGCCGAGCGGGTGCAGGACACCGCGCTCGCGCTCGTCGAACCGGCATGGACACAGGTGGTGGCCGCTGAGCCGGAACTGGCCGACATGGCATCCCCGGCCCTGTTCGAGGAGGCCCGGAGGCTGCTGTCGGGTTACTACCGGCTGGAGGATCCGACCCACTTCGACCCGGACAGCTGCGAGCTGCGCGTCGAGGTCGAGCTGACCGACGGCACGCTGCTGCGCGGATTCGTCGACCGTGTCGACATCGCGCCGACCGGTGAGCTACGCGTGGTGGACTACAAGACCGGTAAGGCGCCGCCGGAGACACGGACCATGGCCGAGTTCAAGGCGATGTTCCAGATGAAGTTCTATGCAGTCGCGTTGCTGCGGTCACGCAACGTGATGCCGGCTCGGCTACGGCTGGTGTACCTCGCCGACGGCCAGGTACTCGACTATTCTCCCGACGCCGACGAGCTGCTCCGCTTCGAGCGGACCCTGATGGCGATCTGGCGTGCCATCCAAACCGCAGGTGCCACAGGAGATTTCCGGCCCAACCCGTCACGGCTCTGCTCGTGGTGTGCACATCAGGCACTGTGCCCCGCATTCGGTGGCACGCCGCCCCCATACCCGGGCTGGCCCCAGCCCTTGCCGACTCCGACGGAGCCGGCCGCGTGA
- the dop gene encoding depupylase/deamidase Dop, translated as MQRIIGTEVEYGISSPSDPTANPILTSTQAVLAYAAAAGIQRAKRTRWDYEVESPLRDARGFDLSRPSGPPPIVDADEVGAANMILTNGARLYVDHAHPEYSAPEVTDPMDAVIWDKAGERVMEAAARHVASVPGAAKLQLYKNNVDGKGASYGSHENYLMSRHTPFSAVIAGFTPFLVSRQVVTGSGRVGIGSSGDEPGFQLSQRADYIEVEVGLETTLKRGIINTRDEPHADADKYRRLHVIIGDANLAETSTYLKVGTSSLVLDLIEEGIDLSDLALARPVHAVHVISRDPSLRATVALADGREVTALALQRMYLDRVAKLVDSRDPDPRASHVVDTWARVLDLLERDPMECAEILDWPAKLRLLEGFRRRENLSWSAPRLHLVDLQYSDVRLEKGLYNRLVARGSMKRLVTEQQVIEAVDNPPTDTRAYFRGECLRRFGADIAAASWDSVIFDLGGDSLVRIPTLEPLRGSKAHVGALLDSVDSAAELVEQLTT; from the coding sequence ATGCAGAGGATTATCGGGACGGAGGTCGAGTACGGCATCTCGTCGCCGTCGGACCCGACCGCCAACCCGATCCTGACATCGACCCAGGCGGTGCTGGCGTACGCAGCGGCTGCCGGTATCCAGCGGGCCAAGCGCACGCGGTGGGACTACGAGGTCGAATCCCCGCTGCGCGACGCTCGTGGGTTCGATCTCTCTCGCCCGTCCGGCCCGCCGCCGATCGTGGACGCCGACGAGGTCGGTGCGGCCAACATGATCCTCACCAACGGCGCGCGGCTCTACGTCGACCACGCCCACCCGGAGTACTCCGCGCCCGAGGTCACCGACCCGATGGATGCGGTGATCTGGGACAAGGCCGGTGAGCGGGTCATGGAAGCCGCCGCGCGCCACGTCGCCAGCGTTCCCGGTGCCGCCAAGCTGCAGCTCTACAAGAACAACGTCGACGGCAAGGGTGCGTCGTACGGCTCGCACGAGAACTACTTGATGAGCCGCCATACCCCGTTCTCCGCGGTGATTGCGGGGTTCACCCCGTTCCTGGTGTCGCGCCAGGTGGTGACCGGTTCCGGTCGTGTCGGTATCGGGTCGTCGGGCGACGAGCCGGGCTTCCAGCTGTCCCAGCGGGCCGACTACATCGAGGTCGAGGTCGGCCTGGAGACCACGCTCAAGCGCGGCATCATCAACACTCGCGACGAGCCGCACGCCGACGCCGACAAGTACCGCAGGCTGCACGTCATCATCGGCGACGCCAACCTCGCGGAGACCTCGACCTACCTCAAGGTCGGCACCAGCTCGCTGGTGCTGGACCTCATCGAAGAGGGGATCGACCTCTCCGACCTGGCGTTGGCCCGCCCGGTGCACGCGGTCCATGTGATCAGCCGTGACCCGTCGCTGCGAGCCACCGTCGCGCTCGCCGACGGGCGCGAGGTCACGGCGCTCGCGCTGCAGCGCATGTACCTGGACCGGGTGGCCAAACTGGTGGACAGCCGCGACCCGGATCCGCGGGCCAGCCACGTCGTCGACACCTGGGCCCGGGTGCTCGACCTGCTTGAGCGTGACCCCATGGAATGCGCCGAAATCCTCGACTGGCCGGCCAAGCTACGGCTGCTGGAAGGCTTCCGTCGCCGGGAGAACCTGAGCTGGTCGGCACCGCGATTACACCTGGTGGACCTGCAGTACTCCGACGTCCGGCTAGAGAAGGGTCTCTACAACCGGCTGGTCGCGCGCGGCTCCATGAAGCGGCTCGTTACCGAGCAGCAGGTCATCGAAGCGGTCGACAACCCACCGACCGACACCCGCGCCTACTTCCGCGGGGAGTGCCTGCGTCGCTTCGGTGCCGACATCGCCGCGGCGAGTTGGGATTCGGTGATCTTCGATCTCGGCGGTGATTCGCTCGTACGGATTCCAACCCTGGAACCACTGCGCGGCAGCAAAGCGCACGTCGGGGCGTTGCTGGACTCGGTGGACAGCGCCGCGGAATTGGTCGAACAGCTCACAACCTGA
- the arc gene encoding proteasome ATPase, translated as MSEAERSDGYTEGFPGSYSGPRSSEETAELESLRREAAVLREQLENAVGPQSGLRSARDVHQLEARIDSLAARNAKLMDTLKEARQQLLALREEVDRLGQPPSGYGVLLSTHDDDTADVFTSGRKMRLTCSPNIDTAKLKQGQTVRLNEALTVVEAGSFEAVGEISMLREILADGHRALVVGHADEERIVWLAEPLVAASELPEDSGVLLDDGRPRKLRPGDSLLVDTKAGYAFERIPKAEVEDLVLEEVPDVSYLDIGGLSRQIEQIRDAVELPFLHKELYKEYALRPPKGVLLYGPPGCGKTLIAKAVANSLAKKMAEVRGDDAREAKSYFLNIKGPELLNKFVGETERHIRLIFQRAREKASEGTPVIVFFDEMDSIFRTRGTGVSSDVETTVVPQLLSEIDGVEGLENVIVIGASNREDMIDPAILRPGRLDVKIKIERPDAESAQDIFSKYLTEDLPVHADDLTEFGGDRAACVKAMIEKVVDRMYAEIDDNRFLEVTYANGDKEVMYFKDFNSGAMIQNVVDRAKKNAIKAVLETGQPGLRIQHLLDSIVDEFAENEDLPNTTNPDDWARISGKKGERIVYIRTLVTGKSSSASRAIDTESNLGQYL; from the coding sequence ATGAGCGAGGCAGAGCGTTCGGACGGTTACACCGAGGGTTTCCCGGGTAGTTACTCGGGGCCCCGGTCCAGCGAAGAAACCGCCGAGCTGGAGTCGTTGCGCCGGGAGGCCGCAGTGCTGCGCGAGCAACTGGAAAACGCGGTAGGCCCCCAGAGCGGTTTGCGCAGTGCCCGTGACGTGCATCAGCTCGAGGCACGGATCGATTCGTTGGCCGCACGCAACGCCAAGTTGATGGACACCCTCAAAGAAGCTCGTCAGCAGCTACTTGCACTGCGCGAGGAGGTCGACCGACTCGGCCAACCGCCGAGCGGGTACGGCGTGCTGCTGTCCACTCATGACGACGACACCGCCGACGTGTTCACCTCCGGTCGCAAGATGCGGTTGACCTGCTCACCCAACATCGACACGGCCAAGCTCAAGCAAGGTCAGACGGTTCGGCTCAACGAGGCCCTGACGGTCGTCGAGGCCGGCAGCTTCGAAGCAGTCGGCGAGATCAGCATGCTGCGCGAGATCCTGGCCGACGGACACCGCGCCCTGGTGGTCGGTCACGCCGACGAGGAGCGCATCGTGTGGCTCGCCGAGCCGCTGGTGGCCGCCAGCGAGCTGCCTGAAGATTCGGGTGTATTGCTCGACGACGGCCGGCCGCGCAAGTTGCGTCCTGGCGACTCGCTGCTGGTCGACACGAAGGCCGGCTATGCGTTCGAACGCATCCCCAAGGCCGAGGTCGAGGATCTGGTGCTGGAAGAGGTGCCTGATGTCAGCTACCTCGACATCGGTGGTCTGAGTAGGCAGATCGAGCAGATCCGTGATGCCGTCGAGCTGCCGTTCCTGCACAAGGAGCTCTACAAGGAGTACGCGCTGCGTCCGCCGAAGGGCGTGCTGCTCTACGGTCCGCCCGGCTGCGGTAAGACGCTGATCGCCAAAGCCGTTGCCAACTCGCTGGCCAAGAAGATGGCGGAGGTGCGCGGCGACGACGCCCGCGAGGCGAAGAGCTATTTCCTCAACATCAAGGGCCCCGAGCTGCTGAACAAGTTCGTCGGTGAGACCGAACGGCATATCCGGTTGATCTTCCAGCGGGCCCGCGAGAAGGCTTCCGAAGGCACCCCGGTGATCGTGTTCTTCGACGAGATGGACTCGATCTTCCGCACCCGCGGTACCGGCGTCAGCTCGGATGTCGAGACAACCGTTGTGCCCCAGCTGCTTTCGGAGATCGACGGTGTCGAGGGTCTGGAGAATGTCATCGTGATCGGCGCCTCCAACCGTGAGGACATGATCGACCCGGCGATCCTGCGGCCAGGCCGCCTGGACGTGAAGATCAAGATCGAGCGCCCGGACGCCGAGTCGGCGCAGGACATCTTCAGCAAGTACCTCACCGAGGACCTGCCGGTTCACGCCGACGATCTGACCGAGTTCGGTGGCGATCGCGCCGCCTGCGTCAAGGCCATGATCGAGAAGGTCGTCGACCGGATGTACGCCGAGATCGACGACAACCGGTTCCTGGAGGTCACCTACGCCAACGGTGACAAAGAAGTCATGTACTTCAAGGACTTCAACTCCGGTGCGATGATCCAGAACGTGGTGGATCGGGCGAAGAAGAACGCGATCAAGGCGGTGCTGGAGACCGGTCAACCCGGTCTGCGTATCCAGCATCTGCTCGACTCGATCGTGGACGAATTCGCCGAGAACGAGGACCTGCCCAACACCACCAATCCCGATGACTGGGCCCGGATCTCGGGCAAGAAGGGCGAGCGGATCGTGTACATCCGCACGCTGGTCACCGGGAAGAGTTCGTCGGCCAGCAGGGCCATCGACACCGAATCCAACCTGGGTCAGTACCTGTAG
- a CDS encoding DUF503 domain-containing protein has translation MWIGWLEFDLLLGDVHSLKQKRSVIRPIVAELRRRFAVSAAETGAHELHRRAGIGIAVVAGDRAHVVEVLDAAERLVAARPEVELLSVRRGVSNSDD, from the coding sequence ATGTGGATCGGCTGGCTGGAATTCGATCTGCTGCTCGGTGACGTCCATTCGCTCAAGCAGAAGCGGTCGGTGATCCGACCCATCGTCGCCGAGTTGCGGCGCAGGTTCGCGGTGTCGGCCGCCGAGACCGGTGCCCACGAGCTGCACCGCCGCGCCGGGATCGGCATCGCGGTGGTCGCCGGGGACCGCGCACACGTGGTCGAGGTGCTCGACGCCGCAGAGCGGCTCGTCGCGGCCCGTCCGGAAGTGGAGCTGCTGTCCGTCCGCCGCGGTGTGAGCAACAGCGACGACTGA